AGGACAGCATCTGTTTTACGTATCATAAAAATCTTATATATGATGACCCAAGATGGGTAGTGTGTGACCAGCAAGGATCAGATGTATACTTTAGGTATGAGTGTTTAGgtctcatggcatttttcaccaTATTTgcatttgtcttgttttttttttttttttattttatttttatttttttatttttttggggggtacaccaagttcaatcatctgtttttatacacatatccccgtattccctcccttccttgactccccccccttgagtcccccccaccctctccaccccagtcctctaaggcatcttccatcctcgagttggactccctttgttatacaacaaattcccactgactatctgttttacagttggtagtatatatatgtctgtgctactctctcgctttgtctcagtttccctttaaccacccgccccctcccatacctcgagttctccagtccattctctgtatctgcgtccttgttcttgtcactgagttcatcagtaccatttttagattctgtatatgtgagttagcatacaatatttgtctttctctttctgacttacttcactctgtatgacagactgtaggtctatccacctcattacatatagctccatctcatccctttttatagctgagtaatattccattgtgtatatatgccacatcttctgtatccattcatttgttgatgggcatttaggttgcttccatgtcctggctattgtaaatagtgctgcaataaacattatggtacacgtttctttggggattatgattttctttgggtatatgcccaggagtgggattactggatcatatggtagttctatttgtagttttttaaggaacctccaaattgttttccatagtggctgtaccaacttatagtcccaccaacagtgcaggagagttcccttttctccacaccctctccaacatttgttgtttccagattttgtgatgatggccactctgatgggtgtgaggtgatacctcattgtggctttgacttgcatttctctgatgatgagtgatgttgagcatcttttcatgtgtttgttggctatctgtatgtcttctttggagaaatgtctatttaggtcttccgcccatttgtgtattgggttatttacttttttggtattaagctgcatgagctgcttgtatattttggaggttaatcctttgtccgttgtttcataggcaattattttttcccattcttagggttgccttctagtcttgtttacggtttctttcgctgtgcaaaagcttttaagtttcatgaggtcccatttgttgattcttaatccatgattctaggaggtgggtcaaaaaggatcttgctttgatggatgtcatagagtgttctgcctatgttttcctctaggagttttatagtgtctggccttgcatgtaggtctttaatccacttggagtttatttttgggtatggtgttaggaagtgttctaatttcattcttttatatgttgctgtccaattttcccagcaccacttattgaagaggctgtcttttttccattgtatactcgtgcctcctttgtcaaagataaggtgcccatatgtgtttgggcttacttctgagttctctattctattccattgatcttcctttctatttgtgtgccagtaccatactgtcttgatcactatggccttgtagtatagtttgaagtcaggaagcctgattccaccaactccatttttccttctcaagattgctttggctttttggggtcttttgtgtttccatacaaatcgtaagatttcttgctctagttctgtgaaaaatgccattggtaatttgatcgggattgcattgaatctgtaaattgctttgggtagtacagacattttcacgatgttgattcttccaatccaggaacatggtatgtctctccatctttgatgtctttcatcaatgtcttaaagattTTTGcttacagatcttttgcctccttaggcagatttattcctaggtatttgattcttttggttgcaatggtgaatgggatagtttccttcatttctctttctgctcttccgttgttagtgtataggaatgcaagagatttctgtgcattaattttgtatcctgctactttactaaactcatcaattagtgctagcagttttctggtagagtctttagggttttctatatataatatcatgtcatctgcaaagagtgacaatttgacttcttcttttccaatttggattcctttgatttcttttttttctctgattgctgtggctaaaacttccaaaactatgttgaataatagtggtgagagtggacacccttgtcttgttcctgttcttagagggaattcttccagtttttccccattgagaacgatgttggcttttggtttttcatatatggcttttgttatgttgaggtaatttccttctatgcccattttctggagagcttttatcataaatggatgttgaactttgtcaaaagctttttctgcatctattgaaatgatcacatggtttttatccttcaagttgttgatatgatgtatcacattgattgatttgagtatattgaagaatccttgcatcccagggataaaccccacttgatcatggtgtatgattttttttaatgtgctgttggagtctgttagctagtattttgttgaggatttttgcatctatattcatcagtgatattggtctgtagttttctttttttgtgacatctttgcctggttttggtatcagggtgatggtagcctcgtagaatgagtttgggcgtgatccaccttctgcaatattttggaagagtttgagaaggataggtgttagctcttctccaaatgtttgatagaattcgcccatgaacccatctggtcctgggcttttgtgtggggagatttttaatcactgcctcaatttccatacttgtgattggtctgttcatggtttctatttcttcctggttcagtcttggaagattgtatttttctaagaatgtatccatttcttccaggttatccaattgattggcatatagttgcttgtagtagtctctcatgatgttttgtatttctgaggtgtccgttgtgacttctcctttttcatttctaattctgttgatttgcatcttctccctttttttcttgctgagtctggctaatggtttatcaattttgttaatcttctcaaaggaccagcttttagttttatttatttttgctattgcttccttcctttctttttcatttatttctgctctgatctttatgatttctttccttctgctcactttggggtttctttgttcttctttctctagttgttttaggtgtaaggttaggttgtttatttgataattttcttgtttcttaaggtaggactgtattgctataaacttccctcttagaactgcttttgctgtgtcccataggttttgggttgttgtgttttcgttgtcatttgtttctagatattttttgatttcctctttgatttctttagtgattccttggttgtttaggagtgaattgtttagcctccatgtgtttgtattttttgcagttttttttcctgtaattgatatctagtctcatggcgttgtggtctgagaagatgcttgatatgatttcaattttcttgaatttgccgaggtttgatttgtgacccaagatgtgatctatcctggaaaatgttccgtgtgcacttgagaagaacgtgtagtctgtcgtttttggatggaatgtcctataaatatcaattaagtcgagatggtctaatgtgtcatttaaagcttgtgtgtctttatttattttctgtttggatgatctgtccattgatgtgagtggggtgttcaagtttcccactattattgtgttcctgtcgatgtccccttttatagctgttagcatttgccttatgtattgagatgctcctatattaggggcatagatatttaccattgtgatatgctcttcttgaatggatcccttgatcattatggagtgtccttccttgtctcttgtaatagtctttactttcaagtctaatttgtctgatatgagtattgctactccagctttcttttgacttccatttgcatggaatatctttttccatcccttcactttcagtctatatgtatcccttggtctgaagtgggtttcttggaggcagcatatagaagggtcttgtttttgtatccattcagccagtctgtgtcttttggttggagcatttaatccattgacatttaaagtgattattgacatgtgtgttccaatgaccattttctgaattgttttgggtttatatttgtaggtgttttccttttcttgtgtttcctacttagagaagttcctttagcacttgttgtaaggctggtttggtggtgctgaattctcttaacttttgcttgtctggaaagcttttgatttctccatggaatctgaatgagattcttgctgggtagagtattcttggctgtaggtttctctctttcaggactttcagtatatcctgccattcccttctggcctgcagagtttctgtagagaggtcagctgttatccttatgggttttcccttatatgttgtttgttgcttttctcttgctgcttttaatattttttctttgtgtttaattgttgttagtttgattaatatgtgtcttggtgtatttctccttgggtttattctgtatgggactctctgtgcttcttggacttggcgaattatttcctttcccatgttggggaagttttccactataacctcttcaaatattttctcagaccctttcttgttttcttcttcttctgggatgcctataattcgaatgttggtacacttaatgttatcactgaggtctctgaggctgtcttctattctttttattcttttttctttttcctgctctgtggcatttatttctcccattctatcttccaactcacttattcattcttctgcctcagtcattctgctggttatagcatctagagtatttttaatttcagttattttgttatccattgctgtttgtttttctgagttcttatgaactgtttcttgtactttctctattttgttatcgagattttgtatcatttttactatcatgactctaaattctttttcaggcatttttcctatttcctcctcatttatttggtcttgtggggttttttcctgctcctttgcctgcatggcgtttctttttttcctcatggttgtccaaacttttggggttgcttgtcctggcgatagaggtgtttatagaagactgtccaagcctcacactaatgtccaagtattggattaaacaaataataagtctaggaaacacatacatttatgacacaccattactgaatccattaggacgtaaggctctagaaagacctgacagaaccccagtgtgctatcagatattcaaagagaaaccctacagaaattgacaacggaaacagaacaaatcagagacaaaagcaaaagcaaacaaacaaacaaataacaccttacacatacaaacactaatccagggagattttgtaagctaggatcaaatatagaaaagagccagagtaccaccagagagactggagattctcagaatgtaattagacaactgtactaagaactaagataaagacaaaagcctaatattaaataccaaggcagtgcgtcatctggagaatagagcaaggagtctgagcagaccgatagtgttgcttataagtatgttaagataaaataaacttaaaatggctggaagaaaggggaacagaagagcgtaatgtggttggaaagatgcaaataaaaagaaaggaatagaaatgtataaaagatagggatgaaaggaaagtatgagagatatattgtccgtactaccaaaaacttagctagatatagaagtatctaaaaaggcaaaaaaaaaaaagaataaaaaatatcattaaaaaattatgttataaaacttgtagatcccttagggctaagattgtatttaataaagaaaaagaaaaaaaaatccagaactgatcccagaatggaccagttcaataggtattgatactactatttctgtttccttagcatctcagctgtaagtgtccttctccttgccttgggtttttttgcattattctgtgaccagcagaggttcctttattgttcgtctgtaagcgtgggtgtgtggggagggatagggtacaatagtggctccttctcctgggagtgagtgagcagtggcgcactgctgTTTCAGTCCGGCTTTgaggtgcctgttgcaaagggatgctggtggctcaggcataaacagaaagtcttagagttgggcctctctggggttttttgttgttgttgttgttgttgttttttctcggcagcctccctgctgctggcgttgcaagggggtttaatctagccccgcctgagtgcctgggggtgcttgttatccctgagtgccttaggtggcccacgggcgtctctccactgcctgttgcagaggcaccaaaagagagagagaggctatgcacgcggctcctcccccccccccccccccccacccagggagcctgcagcctccagccgccatcatggccgggcagctctcagggacgggcactcctcaccgcggacctcctccctcctgtcctctctgtccgtcaccttactggcaacaatgtttctcaccctgaatcagctctccggttcccacgctcccgctcccggaccctccattcagccgcggatcgacgtctcggtctgggaacgctgagctgcgctgcggaccctccatatgtttctccctccctcccgtctgccacagctccgctgcttcaccctctttgagccctcgtagatgcctccctaccggctatgtcgggttCCCCGCCGTCCTTTGTGGTGTCctaggccgtctgctggtgttcagctggttctctgtgggaatgactgcgtccttccgtgcattcccaatgcatttgtggagagggatgcactccacgtctctctacttcgccaccatcttttctccccgcatttgtcttgtttttattcCTCTGTAATGGTGCAGCTTTTATTCCATAGATTAATTCATTAATATAGCAATTTTTTGGTACGTGCCCACTGCATGCTAAATCTCATTCTACATATCAGTGAGCAAAAACCAGACATAACTCCTGATCTTCTAGAGCTTCCAATATACCTAATGGACAATCAGCATATAACAAATAGTATAAATACCAAATAGAGTATTGCAATGAGAATAACTTATTTGAGAGAATGGGAAAAGTAATGGTGGGGTTACAAAAATCACTGTGAAGAAGTAACGTTGAACTGAAATCTGAATGATTAAAGGAGCCTTGGCACAAAAACTTGGAGTACATAATTCTAAGCAGATACAAGATCAAGGACAAAGATCCCGAGACAGGATACTCTTAATCTGTTTTGAGATAGAGAAAGATGCCTAGAGATTAGAGAATGAAACTTAACAATGATGTATGATGTAGAAGTAGAGGTGGATAGGCCCGTTCATGTAAAGTTTACTGATTGTgataaataatttgtattttattttaagagcaaTTTTTTCAACAATGGCTTACGTGCTCTAGTGGATTTTTGTAAAAAAGCAGTCTGTTGTCTCTGCGGAGAATACATGTTTTGGAGGCAAATGCAGAAACAATAACACTGGCTGGCAAATTATTACAATAACCAAGTAACAGATGATGATGTTATCAGCATGATATTGGCAGTATATAGGTCTATAGGTGAAAAGTGAGCAGATTCAGGGTATGTTTTAGGGTGGAAGTGATAGAAATTAATGAAAGATTTGATGGACAGGggagaaatattgaaaatgaCTCAAGGGTTTTCTTAAGCAATTGTGATTGGTGGAGTCATTTTACGATATTAGGAGAAATTAGGGAGATAATTGATTTGgggggaaataaaatatttgattttcataattctaatttttaaattaaatacccAGATGGAGATGTCAAGTAGACAATTATATCCATGAGTCTAAAATCACAAGAGGGATAAGGACTTAGCCCGGTAAATTTCAGACTATTATACTGAGTAAAAGCTGGCACTATCCCCACTTTCAGGGAACTTACAATTCAGTGTGTAACAGAAACATTAGTTAAATAAGTAGACTAATGAATATCAAATTATAAATTGAATAAGTTATATAAAGATAAGTGTGCACTATCAAAATAATAAGTGTATGGGGAAAATCTGTCTCAGATGAGCTTCCTGAAAAGTGATGGTTGAgatgaggaggaaaaataaaaaattgtttgaaAAGGAGAATAAAGAGGTTGGGGAGAAAATGGGGAAGAGAGAACATCAGGAGAAAAATCTTGTGAAAACAGAATAGTGGTGGTTATGAAAAATATGTGTTCAAAGGCTAACAAATTTCCTCAAAGGGCAAAGAAACTCCAAACATTCAATGaggaaaatatactaaaaatagtAAGCTAAGTTATCTAATGTTGAGAGGGacgtaaataaaaatgaataggcCCATAGAAGAGACGACAGGGATGAAGGGTACATTCAACCTGAGGAGCTGCCTGGTGAAGTTGATATAACAAAGATGAAGGATAGGTCACAAATGGAAGCCAGAATCCTAAGCTACCTTAACGTGCTGGAATAATCAAATCAAATATGAAAGTCAGTATGACCTTTTAAACACCTGCCTACATTATAAGAGGCTTTAAACCTTTGTGATGGCTTCCAGAGCCACAATTCAAATCAGGATAACAATATGAAGAAGAAGCCAATCAATTCTGCTTCAATGAGGCCTTTAAAAAttctacagtggctgtaccaatttacattcccaccaacagtgcaggagggttcccttttctgtgcACACTGTCCagcattttttgatgatggtcattctgattagtgtgaggtgatacttcactgtggctttcacttgcatttctttaatgattagtgatgctgagcatcttttcatatggtcgttagccatctgcatatcttctttggagaaacgtctatttaggtcttccacccatttttggattgagttacttgcttttctgatattgagctgcatgagctgcttatatattttggagattaatcctttgtcagttgcttcgttggcaaatattttctcccatcctaagggttgtcttcttgtcttgtttatggtttcttttgctgtgcaaaagcttttaagtccgtcatacaaagcaaagtaagccagaaagagaaaaacaaatactgtatgctaactcatatatatggaacctgaaaaagtggtactgatgaacctagtgacagggaaagaataaagctgcagatgtagagaacagacttgaggacatggggtggggggtgaaggggaagctggaatgaagtgagagagtaacactgacatatatacactaccaaatgtaaaatagatagctagtgggaagctgctgtataacactgggagatcaactcgatgataggtgatgacttagagggctgggatagggagggtgggaaggagtcatagagggaggggatatgggaatacatgtataaacacagctgattcacatttctgtacagcagaaactggcacaacagtgtaaagcaattataagccaataaagagcttaaaaaaattatacattaaacaacaaaacaaaacaacaaataaaattaccatttctttATAATAGTACACAATAGATctgattcaataaaaataatatacatttttgtattatgaggtatcacctcacaccagtcagaatggccatcatcaaaaaatctagaaacaacaaatgttggagagggtgtggagaaaagggaactctcctgaactgttggtgggaaggtaagctggtacagccactatggaaaacagtttggagattccttaaactaaaaatagaactaccatatgatccagtaatcccactactgggcatatacccagagaaaatcataatccaaaaataaatatgtaccatgatgttcattgcagcattatttacaatagccaggacaaggaagcaacctaaatgcccatcaacaaatgaatggataaagaagatatggcatatatatatacaatggaatattactcagttataaaaaaaatgagatggagctatgtgtaatgaggtggatagacctggagtctgtcatacagagtgaagtaagcagaaagagaaaaacaaatattgtatgctaactcatatatacagaatctaaaaaaaaaaaaaaatggtactgatgaagccagtgacaagacaagaataaggatgcagatgcagagaatggactggagaacacaaggttgggggggggtggggagtgaaggggaagcttggaagaagtgagagagtggcatagacatatgtatatactaccaactgtaaaatagatagccagtgggaagttgctgtataacaaagggagatcaactcgatgatggacgttgccttagagggccaggacggggagggtgggggggagtagagggagggagcaaatatggggatatgtgtataaatacagctgattgactttggtgtacctcaaaaaaaataataaatgtgtttaattggaaaataagaacTGCTCTGTtttcacaggcaaaaaaaaaaattattaacgaCGACATCATCAGTcaatcaaaatgtttttattttggtcaAGTATCATTCTACTCCTATCCTATCCATTCATAATTTTTACCCAGTTATAAAGAGATTACTATAGTTTGCTTATCTAAATTGTTTAATTAGAATTACTttccatattaaatattttcataactgcattaaaacaaaacaacaacaacaacaacaacaacaacaaaaattctagACTTTGGTATTCAACATTGGCTTTCTGATCTTTAGAATGGCAGGttctaaggaagagaaaataactaGTTATCCTTTCAAttaatgtctgttgaatgaatatttaGCCAACTGATGACATGGAATAAGTGGGTGGAGAACTCTGGGTTTATGTCAGAGGCTGAGTGTCTTCAACCAAAGTCTCAAAGTCACAGGGGCACAAATGGGTTGAACATCTCAGAGGGTAAGAGCTCCTGAGGGAAATCACTTGCCAAAGGTCTCATGCATAAATATTTCTCTCTGCTTATCACTAAGGTAGAAAAAGTAATTATTGGCTATGTCATTTAGAgtgggagaaaacagaaacatcttCACTAAGTACTATTTGAAGGAAGAATGCACTTGGAGACaacacaaaatggaaaattatagGTGCAAAGTGACTATTTGAATGGATTCTGTATACTTAAAGGACAAATAATACTCTTCATTCCAAATGCTTTATGAATTGGTAGGAGGAAACTAAGAATTCTTTTGAGAATCTTATATCTCAATGTTACAGGTATACCATCTCGCCAGCATCCTTGGGAAAATGTCCCAGGCAACATATCCTTTCTGAAAATTAGCTTTCTACTACATCGTGTTCATTGTTACATGTGTCTTCTAGGATATCTCAGTATCCTGCCAGTGGATGAATAATGACTCTTAAATAACATGAGGAGAACATCATTCTCTTCCAGCCAACAGATAATATGCCTCTAAAGGACAGAGTTGCTTGACTATATTATGTAAAGTTAGTTAACTTTCAGCATAATTTTGTTTACTTAGAAATTCTGCCTCATCTGAAGTTGGAGCATtccctttgaaaaatattttcttgctgCCTAGAAAAATTATCTAGGTTCCAGAATGATTGCTTCAGTAGGCCCTAGCATtaattcctcctccttccttctcactgGGTTTTCTGGTCTAGAGCAGCAATACCCCTGGATCTCCATTCCCTTCTCCACCATTTACGCCGTAGTGCTTTTGGGTAACTGCCTGGTGCTCCATGTAATCTGGACTGAGCCGAGCCTGCATCAACCTATGTTCTACTTCTTAGCCATGCTGGCCGTCACTGATTTGTGCATGGGGCTGTCCACAGTGTACACGGTGCTGGGGATCCTGTGGGGGTTCATTCAAGAGATCAGCCTGGATTCCTGCATTGCCCAGTCCTATTTCATCCATGGTCTGTCCTTCATGGAGTCCTCTGTTCTTCTTACTATGGCCTTTGACCGATATATTGCAATTTGCAATCCACTGCATTATTCTTCCATTCTGACGAATTCCAGAATTATCAAAATTGGGCTCACCACATTAGGTAGGAGTTTCTTCTTTATTACACCCCCCATCATCCGTTTGAAATGCTTCCACTACTGCCGTCCCCACATCCTCTCTCACTCATTCTGCCTGCACCAGAACCTTCTCCGCCTAGCCTGCTCAGACATCCGATTCAATAGCTACTATGCCCTGATGCTGGTCATTTGCATACTATTGTTGGATGCTGTTCTTATTCTCTTCTCCTATGTCCTGATTCTTAAGTCAGTGTTGGCAATTGCCTCTCAGGAGGAACGGCATAAGTCATTTCAGACCTGTGTCTCCCACATTTGTGCTGTCCTCGTGTTCTACATCCCTATCATTAGCCTCACAATGGTTCACCGTTTTGGCAAGCATCTCTCCCCAGTGGTCCATGTCCTCATGGGCAACATCTACATCCTTTTTCCACCTTTGATGAACCCCATCATCTATAGTGTCAAGACCCATCAGATTCGTAGCAGAATGCTCAGactcttttctctgaaaatacATTGAGATACTCtagttttcaaaaaacaaaaacagcagcaacaaagataAACACTCAAGTAAGTTTTGTTAGAATTAGAGCTTTAGCTCTGAGCCCATGGTTACTGATtttaaaacacactttaaatGTAGTCAGAGAATCACCTACAAAGAAGTCCCATTTTAACCTCTGTCCTGGAACTGAGCTGTTCTTAGAGTTGGAGGTTGGAGACGCCATCTGAAACATTCCATGAATTCCTTCTCGATTTGTGTAAACAAGACATGTGGGGGTCATGCCACAAGTATGGCCATATTCAAGAATGTATAAGAATACTTGATGTGCCCAGAATGGATTTTCAAGTACTTTCTTTGCtgttaaaacaaagcaaaattcaaATACTTGGTCTTTCAGTTTCAAGTGGATAACTTGAAGCACCTTCAAGTCTCTGAGATTCAGTTaatccatctttaaaatggggaaaatatcaaACTCACAGAAATGTTGTGATGATTGTTTTGACTAGATTTGTTCAatagtatttttctaaaatgataaaGATGTTCTCTGATATAGAGCAATACATATTATACCAACACAGTTCATTAGCTACATAttgctattgagcacttgaaatgtaggtAGTACAACCAGGCAACTACATTTTCAACTCTGTTTTATTGCAGTTAATATATACTTAAATGTTAAAAGGCCATTATGTTTGACAATgcagtggctactgtattgaacAATGCAGATGCAGAGTATAAAAGAGGACATATAACAAAATATGACTTTGGATTCAACTTTTACCACATctactttaaaatgaaattctcacttgttgttatattttatatgtggACTTCACTGCCATTGGGCTGGAAGTGAATTTTGTTCTGAATCTTTTAAATCTAAAGAGGTGAATGTGAAACTGTCTGCTTACAACTGATTCTGAGTTCAATGTAAATTAACACAAACAGGTTCCCTTCTAAAAAATAACCTTTCCGGAGTTGACCTGACTTCATTATAAGGCCTGAAGAATATAATCCAGCTTGGGTAGGAAACACTTCTAAAACAGCCATGGTGAGTTTAGAAAAACACGtccacttctttttc
The genomic region above belongs to Hippopotamus amphibius kiboko isolate mHipAmp2 chromosome 9, mHipAmp2.hap2, whole genome shotgun sequence and contains:
- the LOC130829428 gene encoding olfactory receptor 51V1 produces the protein MIASVGPSINSSSFLLTGFSGLEQQYPWISIPFSTIYAVVLLGNCLVLHVIWTEPSLHQPMFYFLAMLAVTDLCMGLSTVYTVLGILWGFIQEISLDSCIAQSYFIHGLSFMESSVLLTMAFDRYIAICNPLHYSSILTNSRIIKIGLTTLGRSFFFITPPIIRLKCFHYCRPHILSHSFCLHQNLLRLACSDIRFNSYYALMLVICILLLDAVLILFSYVLILKSVLAIASQEERHKSFQTCVSHICAVLVFYIPIISLTMVHRFGKHLSPVVHVLMGNIYILFPPLMNPIIYSVKTHQIRSRMLRLFSLKIH